The following coding sequences lie in one Arachis stenosperma cultivar V10309 chromosome 5, arast.V10309.gnm1.PFL2, whole genome shotgun sequence genomic window:
- the LOC130979335 gene encoding protein ENHANCED PSEUDOMONAS SUSCEPTIBILITY 1-like yields the protein MTSVKVISTSTIHVAKKDSTVEEEIQLTPWDLQFLLFDPIQKGLLFRNNPITTPPIIIQHLKYSLSSTLSFFPLLAGRLSVTEHDDNTSSVSVICNNSGALFVHAVADKYSVNDIVSSVYTPRFVHSLFPLNRVRNHEGITKPLLAVQVTELNDGFFVGCAMNHVVGDGSSFWHFMNSWAEISRGSEELSKPPVLERWFLDSSASAIRVPLTKEKMIQSGYDGFVPEPQCERVFHFSKDKIAELKAKANAEIEGESKNKISSLQALLTHLWRSVVGSQGLEPEEEVNYSLTMGGRGRMKSPAVAENYFGNAVQVGIVRMKVKELLEGGLGKGALEMNKIVGLHTEEKMKSYYRGWAENPRLLTMRGLGGNNTLVTSSSPRFDVYGNDFGWGKPVAVRSGAGNKIHGTITVYAGAEDGVDFEVCLSYETLEAMGNDPGFMDAFSAAY from the coding sequence ATGACAAGTGTTAAAGTGATTTCAACAAGCACAATCCATGTAGCAAAGAAGGATTCAACGGTGGAGGAGGAGATTCAGTTAACTCCATGGGATCTCCAATTCCTCCTATTTGATCCCATTCAAAAAGGTCTTCTCTTCCGTAACAACCCCATCACTACTCCACCAATCATAATCCAACACCTCAAATATTCCCTTTCGTCCACCCTTTCTTTCTTCCCACTCCTCGCGGGCCGCCTTTCCGTTACGGAACACGATGACAACACTTCCTCCGTTTCCGTTATTTGCAACAACTCCGGAGCGCTGTTTGTCCATGCCGTTGCGGATAAATACTCCGTTAATGATATCGTTAGTTCCGTTTACACTCCACGCTTTGTGCACTCTTTGTTCCCGCTCAACAGGGTTAGAAACCACGAAGGAATAACCAAGCCGTTGTTGGCAGTTCAAGTCACCGAGCTCAACGACGGTTTCTTCGTTGGGTGCGCCATGAACCACGTTGTTGGAGACGGATCTTCCTTTTGGCATTTCATGAACTCTTGGGCCGAGATCTCACGTGGTTCGGAAGAATTGTCCAAGCCTCCCGTGCTTGAACGCTGGTTCCTTGACAGCTCCGCCTCTGCCATACGCGTTCCTTTGACGAAGGAGAAGATGATCCAAAGTGGTTACGACGGTTTCGTCCCAGAACCTCAATGCGAGAGGGTTTTCCATTTCAGTAAAGACAAGATCGCTGAACTCAAGGCAAAAGCCAACGCAGAAATTGAAGGcgaaagcaaaaacaaaatatcTTCGCTGCAAGCGCTTTTGACTCACCTGTGGAGATCCGTGGTTGGGAGCCAGGGTCTTGAGCCCGAAGAAGAAGTGAATTACAGCTTGACGATGGGTGGCAGAGGGAGAATGAAGAGTCCGGCAGTGGCGGAAAACTATTTTGGGAATGCGGTGCAGGTTGGAATAGTGCGCATGAAGGTTAAAGAGCTTCTAGAAGGAGGGCTTGGAAAGGGTGCGTTGGAGATGAACAAGATAGTTGGTTTGCACACggaggagaagatgaagagCTACTACAGGGGTTGGGCGGAGAACCCTAGGCTTCTGACGATGCGAGGTTTGGGGGGAAACAATACTTTAGTGACAAGCAGTTCGCCGAGGTTTGATGTTTATGGGAATGATTTTGGGTGGGGGAAACCGGTGGCAGTGAGGAGCGGAGCCGGGAACAAGATCCATGGCACCATAACGGTTTATGCTGGGGCGGAAGATGGTGTTGACTTTGAAGTTTGTCTTTCATATGAGACATTGGAGGCTATGGGTAATGACCCTGGCTTCATGGACGCCTTCTCCGCCGCCTACTAA